One genomic window of Candidatus Pseudobacter hemicellulosilyticus includes the following:
- a CDS encoding ComEC/Rec2 family competence protein, with translation MHPLPAFHPKETPFLKLLLPFLAGILTQFYSGLSAFPGLALACISLLALICFPLLHLRLQWRFQLVRTISLLLLLLAFGSLLTIYKDPTYHPQWIGHQIIPDSPQTLIATIQEPPSARARSWKTTAAVQGIFNNQHLSRARGKILLYLPKDSSSSRLQYGDILLFSRALQPVQKSGNPGAFNYQRYCALQGIHHQTFLPHGSFTLLNNHSIPWLIPNPFYQFLYRLQEKLLGILQKFIPGSKECGLAEALLIGYKDHLDKDLVQAYSNTGVIHVIAISGLHLGIIYWLLYSACKLFHRFKAIHLVRPLIIISGLWAFSLLAGASPSVLRSAVMFSGLALGEAISRRSTVYNSLAGSAFLLLCYNPFWLWDTGFQLSYAAVLSISIFYRPIYRCCYLKPYLLDQAWKLLAGTLAAQVLTLPILLFQFHQFPLLFLFSNLLAIPLSSLILLGEIALCLLAVFPIIAQPLGQGLHWVIRLLNSSIEWTNTLPINSIRQIPCTLTQAFLLYGILAALAAWLLFRKSSYLLPALALLLPFCFIDALNRYQHNRQQLMVIYQQPGRQAIDLFQGRQYVFHGDPLPGQEASLPDPGLEPSRNFFRVTAADSLASLHHVTRQSPLLFFGKHSLLIPDTAFCSLTQKEITQYPPSRFPIDLLLLSHNAPVRLDRLASLFRISQVVIDGSNSYRNSRRWQQDCQRLGIPCHYSPSQGAFVLNAY, from the coding sequence ATGCATCCATTACCTGCGTTCCATCCAAAGGAAACACCCTTCCTCAAATTACTGCTGCCTTTCCTCGCCGGCATCCTCACGCAATTCTATTCAGGACTATCTGCCTTCCCGGGCCTGGCGCTTGCCTGCATCAGCCTCCTGGCATTGATCTGTTTTCCCTTACTGCATCTTCGCCTGCAATGGCGCTTTCAGTTGGTTCGCACCATATCCCTGCTTTTATTGCTCCTTGCCTTCGGCAGCCTGCTCACCATTTACAAAGACCCCACCTATCACCCACAATGGATCGGCCATCAAATTATTCCCGATTCCCCACAAACCCTGATAGCCACTATCCAGGAACCACCCTCAGCCAGAGCCAGGTCCTGGAAGACCACAGCCGCTGTTCAGGGTATCTTCAATAACCAGCACCTCAGTCGCGCCCGGGGTAAAATCCTGCTTTACCTCCCGAAAGACAGCAGTTCTTCCCGCTTACAATACGGTGATATTCTACTGTTCTCCCGGGCGTTACAACCCGTACAAAAGAGCGGTAATCCCGGCGCCTTCAACTATCAACGCTATTGCGCTCTCCAGGGTATACATCACCAGACCTTCCTTCCTCACGGTAGTTTTACCCTGCTAAATAACCACTCCATACCGTGGCTTATACCCAACCCATTCTATCAATTTCTCTATCGCCTGCAGGAAAAACTACTTGGCATCCTGCAAAAATTCATCCCGGGTAGCAAAGAATGCGGCCTGGCGGAAGCCCTGCTGATCGGGTATAAAGATCACCTCGATAAAGACCTTGTCCAGGCTTACTCCAACACCGGGGTGATCCACGTGATCGCTATCTCCGGGCTGCACCTGGGTATCATCTACTGGCTGCTCTATTCGGCCTGTAAGCTATTCCACCGCTTTAAAGCCATCCATTTGGTTCGTCCCCTGATCATTATTTCCGGACTCTGGGCCTTCAGCCTGCTGGCAGGCGCTTCACCATCGGTGCTTCGCTCTGCCGTCATGTTCTCCGGCCTGGCCCTCGGAGAAGCCATTTCACGCCGATCCACCGTCTATAATTCCCTGGCAGGCTCAGCCTTCCTTCTCCTTTGTTATAATCCCTTCTGGCTCTGGGATACCGGCTTTCAGCTCTCTTATGCCGCCGTACTCAGCATCAGCATCTTTTACAGACCCATTTACCGCTGCTGCTATCTCAAGCCCTATCTGCTGGACCAGGCCTGGAAACTGCTGGCAGGCACCCTCGCCGCCCAGGTGCTCACCCTACCCATTCTTCTGTTCCAGTTCCACCAGTTCCCGCTCCTCTTCCTGTTCAGCAACCTGCTGGCCATTCCCCTGTCCAGCCTGATCCTGCTGGGTGAGATAGCCCTCTGCCTGCTGGCTGTGTTCCCCATCATTGCCCAGCCACTTGGCCAGGGCCTGCACTGGGTTATCCGGCTGCTCAACAGCAGCATTGAATGGACCAATACCCTGCCCATCAACAGCATCCGGCAAATTCCCTGCACCCTGACCCAGGCCTTCCTCCTGTACGGTATCCTTGCAGCCCTTGCGGCCTGGCTGCTTTTCCGGAAAAGCAGCTACCTGCTGCCCGCCCTGGCCCTGCTGCTGCCCTTCTGCTTCATTGACGCGCTGAACCGCTACCAGCACAACCGCCAGCAGCTGATGGTCATTTACCAGCAGCCCGGGCGGCAGGCCATTGATCTCTTCCAGGGCCGCCAGTATGTATTCCACGGCGATCCGCTGCCCGGACAAGAGGCCAGTCTGCCAGATCCCGGCCTGGAACCCTCCCGCAATTTCTTCAGGGTTACAGCAGCAGATAGCCTGGCCTCCCTGCATCACGTAACCCGCCAATCTCCCCTGCTGTTCTTCGGCAAACACAGCCTGCTTATCCCCGATACCGCCTTTTGCAGCCTCACGCAAAAAGAAATTACCCAATATCCACCCTCCAGGTTTCCCATCGACCTGCTGCTGCTTTCTCATAACGCACCTGTCCGGCTGGACAGACTGGCCAGCCTGTTCCGGATCAGCCAGGTGGTCATTGACGGCTCCAACAGCTATCGGAACAGCCGCCGCTGGCAGCAGGACTGCCAGCGTCTCGGCATCCCCTGCCACTACAGCCCCAGCCAGGGCGCCTTTGTTTTGAACGCCTATTGA
- a CDS encoding EamA family transporter — protein sequence MSSLLTDKKPSSFFLNRGTRFKALFALGLVCIFWGTTWIATKQGVLHTPALQVAGLRQFISGLLYIFYFVLKGARWPRGKEWWPVIILALLNFTLTNGLTTWGIQYISAGLGAIISATFPLWIVVINLFSAKTKEPPLAIIGLLLGFAGVCIIFYDHLADLLQPDFRLGILLSLLGAWTWAFGVIYTKKQAASFNPYFSIGLQMLLSGSLTSIIANASGIAIPYQDIPWQTWSAIAYLTCIGSVVTFAAYLYALQRLPTEQMSIYAYINPMVAVLLGALFFEEKLTIFIAIGGLVTLAGVNLINMAFRRK from the coding sequence ATGTCCAGTTTATTGACCGATAAAAAACCTTCATCCTTCTTTCTCAACCGTGGTACGCGCTTCAAAGCGCTGTTCGCGCTGGGACTGGTCTGTATTTTCTGGGGCACCACCTGGATTGCTACCAAGCAAGGCGTTCTTCATACGCCGGCACTCCAGGTGGCTGGTCTCCGCCAGTTCATCAGCGGCCTGTTGTATATCTTTTACTTTGTACTGAAAGGAGCCCGCTGGCCCAGGGGAAAGGAGTGGTGGCCGGTCATTATCCTGGCCCTGCTCAATTTTACCCTCACCAATGGCCTCACCACCTGGGGCATTCAATATATTTCAGCTGGCCTGGGCGCTATCATCAGCGCCACCTTCCCGCTCTGGATCGTTGTTATTAACCTGTTCTCTGCAAAGACCAAAGAGCCGCCCCTGGCTATCATTGGCCTGCTGCTGGGTTTTGCCGGCGTCTGTATTATCTTCTATGATCACCTGGCCGATTTGCTGCAACCTGATTTCCGCCTCGGCATCCTGCTATCCCTCCTGGGCGCCTGGACCTGGGCTTTCGGCGTGATCTATACCAAAAAACAAGCCGCCAGCTTCAATCCCTATTTCAGTATTGGCCTGCAGATGCTGCTCTCCGGCAGCCTCACCAGCATTATTGCCAACGCTTCAGGAATAGCTATTCCCTACCAGGATATTCCCTGGCAGACCTGGAGCGCCATTGCCTATCTCACCTGCATTGGCTCCGTAGTTACTTTTGCAGCTTACCTCTACGCCCTGCAAAGACTGCCTACAGAGCAGATGTCCATTTACGCCTATATCAACCCCATGGTGGCTGTATTGCTCGGCGCTTTATTTTTTGAGGAGAAACTGACCATCTTTATCGCCATCGGCGGCCTGGTGACATTGGCAGGGGTGAACCTCATCAATATGGCTTTCAGAAGAAAATAA
- the gldE gene encoding gliding motility-associated protein GldE: protein MDNISTLFLAGNIFRPVLLLQANVQATTVLGAIILMLLLLSFFTSGAKLAFFSLTYRDINMLKTKQDQGWKRIANLLQEPRILQAALTVANSLVNIAIIILSNYLIDQILIFEGSSLSEGMQALLRFVIKMVVIASLIILFGEVLPKIRATQNSLRSAYETSFLVEILYYLFKRVGGWMVHLSDKVAKAFGGTSQQHMEDVIRASVHEENEQRILTGIYKFARITVKQVMRTRLDVNGIEQSISFGELKKKVEELHYSRLPIYKNSLDDIVGIINTKDLLPHLNEPDDFNWRQLYRTPYFVHQQKYIEDLLEEFQSKRIHFAVVVDEFGGTSGIITLEDILEEIIGEIKDEFDEEESGNRKIDDMTYLFEGNTMIHDVCKAMGLPADTFNDVKGDSDSLAGLVLELAGDIPKVNDMVSVGNFEFHVLEVERNRIRKVKVVVTPQVV from the coding sequence TTGGACAACATCTCAACGCTGTTCCTTGCGGGTAATATTTTCAGGCCTGTACTGCTGCTGCAGGCCAATGTTCAGGCCACTACTGTCCTGGGTGCTATCATCCTGATGCTGCTACTGTTGTCCTTTTTTACCTCCGGCGCTAAACTGGCTTTCTTTTCCCTGACCTACAGGGATATCAATATGCTCAAGACCAAGCAGGACCAGGGCTGGAAACGCATTGCCAACCTGCTGCAGGAACCAAGGATATTACAGGCCGCTCTCACCGTGGCCAATTCCCTGGTGAATATTGCTATTATTATCCTGAGCAATTACCTCATTGACCAGATCCTCATTTTTGAAGGTTCCTCTTTGAGCGAGGGTATGCAGGCCCTCCTGCGTTTTGTCATCAAAATGGTAGTGATCGCTTCGCTCATCATTCTCTTTGGCGAAGTACTGCCCAAGATCCGGGCAACCCAGAACAGCCTGCGCTCAGCCTATGAGACCTCTTTCCTGGTGGAGATCCTGTACTATCTTTTCAAAAGAGTGGGTGGCTGGATGGTCCATCTCTCAGATAAGGTGGCAAAAGCATTTGGCGGCACCAGCCAGCAGCATATGGAGGACGTTATCCGGGCCAGCGTTCATGAAGAAAATGAACAACGCATTCTGACCGGTATCTATAAGTTTGCCAGGATCACCGTTAAGCAGGTTATGCGCACCCGCCTGGACGTAAACGGTATTGAACAAAGCATCTCCTTCGGTGAACTGAAAAAAAAGGTGGAAGAACTGCACTATTCCCGCCTCCCCATCTACAAGAACAGCCTGGACGATATTGTAGGCATCATTAATACCAAGGATCTTCTTCCCCACCTCAATGAGCCGGATGATTTTAACTGGCGCCAGTTATACCGGACACCCTACTTCGTTCACCAGCAGAAGTACATTGAAGACCTGCTGGAAGAGTTCCAGAGCAAACGGATCCACTTTGCCGTAGTAGTGGATGAATTCGGCGGCACCAGCGGTATCATTACCCTCGAAGATATCCTGGAAGAGATCATTGGTGAGATCAAAGACGAATTTGACGAGGAGGAATCCGGTAACCGGAAAATAGATGACATGACCTATCTTTTTGAAGGCAATACCATGATCCACGATGTTTGTAAAGCAATGGGTCTGCCCGCTGATACTTTTAATGATGTAAAGGGCGACAGTGATTCCCTGGCCGGCCTGGTGCTGGAACTGGCCGGTGATATCCCTAAAGTGAATGACATGGTATCTGTGGGAAATTTTGAATTCCATGTCCTGGAGGTGGAACGCAACCGGATCCGGAAAGTGAAAGTAGTAGTGACCCCGCAGGTAGTATAA
- a CDS encoding single-stranded DNA-binding protein codes for MRGVNRVMLIGNLGRDPDVQHLEGNIAVAKFPLATTETFKDRAGKLISQTEWHTVVLWRGLAELAQKYLHKGSLVYIEGRLRTRSWEDKEGNKKFATEVVGDNLIMLDKRSDSSNHGGHHHQQQQNTGPHGENIEGFGASDVPPLSEPSQDLPF; via the coding sequence ATGCGCGGCGTAAACAGGGTAATGCTCATTGGAAATTTAGGTAGGGATCCGGACGTACAGCACCTGGAAGGTAATATTGCAGTAGCTAAATTCCCCCTTGCCACCACCGAGACATTTAAGGATAGGGCCGGTAAGCTTATTTCACAAACAGAATGGCATACCGTTGTACTATGGAGAGGATTGGCCGAACTGGCACAGAAATACCTGCATAAAGGAAGTCTCGTCTATATTGAAGGCCGTCTGCGCACCCGCAGCTGGGAAGACAAGGAAGGCAATAAAAAATTTGCCACCGAAGTGGTAGGTGATAACCTGATCATGCTGGATAAAAGATCAGATTCATCCAATCATGGCGGCCATCACCACCAACAACAACAGAATACAGGCCCTCACGGAGAAAATATAGAAGGTTTTGGCGCCAGCGATGTTCCACCGCTGAGCGAACCCTCGCAGGACCTTCCTTTCTAA
- a CDS encoding polysaccharide deacetylase family protein, translated as MLLLYTHTATPRLQYIVDFFSRELFDEPMQITTSRAAYNAATQPKINYSSQRFSEGGFFIHHADLLFETDIRPQSIRCFEQDNNKAFFPTDGDFPFDIFAASFYLISRYEEYLPHEKDMYGRYAHTNSLAWREGFLHLPLVSIWVENFRKALLHKFPALQFRRKNFKCMLSYDIDMAYAFRYKGFKRTVGGFARSMLRGNWRECKDRWQVLRGRQQDPFDCFEWLDALHLYCRLKPYYFFLVAARPGIYDKNISQQVKPFQKLIEYYASSYKVGLHPSWQSGDKPELLQEELEWIERVADKAIIHSRQHYIRFTLPETFQRLVDTGIQKDFSMGYGSINGFRASVCSSFYWYDLQQETSTPLILYPFSFMDANAYYEQHNTPEQAYGELKQQYEQVKKLNGMHISIWHNSILGTDPTFAGWRQLFELFMRETVYWDAYYD; from the coding sequence ATGCTGCTGCTTTATACTCATACAGCTACACCCCGCCTGCAATACATTGTTGACTTTTTCAGCAGGGAATTGTTTGATGAGCCCATGCAGATAACCACCAGCAGGGCTGCGTATAACGCTGCCACACAGCCGAAAATAAATTATAGCAGCCAGCGTTTCTCCGAAGGCGGATTTTTTATTCATCATGCGGACCTGCTTTTTGAAACGGATATCCGGCCCCAGTCTATCCGCTGCTTTGAACAGGATAATAATAAAGCCTTCTTCCCGACAGACGGTGATTTCCCCTTTGATATTTTTGCCGCCAGCTTTTACCTGATCAGCCGGTACGAGGAATACCTGCCGCATGAAAAAGACATGTACGGCCGCTATGCCCATACCAATTCTCTTGCCTGGCGGGAAGGATTTCTGCACCTGCCGCTGGTGAGCATCTGGGTAGAAAATTTCCGGAAGGCCCTTCTGCATAAATTCCCGGCCCTGCAGTTCAGGCGGAAGAATTTCAAGTGCATGCTTTCCTATGACATTGATATGGCCTATGCTTTCAGGTATAAAGGGTTTAAGCGTACGGTCGGTGGTTTCGCCCGCTCCATGCTCCGGGGCAACTGGCGGGAATGCAAGGATCGCTGGCAGGTACTGCGGGGCAGGCAGCAGGACCCTTTTGATTGTTTTGAATGGCTGGATGCCCTGCACCTGTATTGCCGCCTGAAACCCTATTATTTTTTCCTGGTAGCTGCCCGTCCGGGTATCTACGATAAGAATATCTCCCAGCAGGTAAAACCCTTTCAGAAGCTCATTGAATACTATGCTTCCAGTTATAAGGTGGGTCTGCATCCTTCCTGGCAGAGTGGCGATAAGCCTGAATTACTGCAGGAGGAACTGGAATGGATAGAGCGTGTGGCCGACAAAGCCATCATCCATAGCCGGCAGCATTATATCCGGTTCACCCTGCCGGAAACTTTCCAGCGCCTGGTGGATACCGGGATCCAGAAGGATTTCTCCATGGGTTATGGTTCCATTAATGGTTTCAGGGCTTCCGTCTGTTCTTCCTTTTACTGGTACGATCTCCAGCAGGAAACAAGCACCCCGCTGATCCTGTATCCCTTTAGTTTTATGGATGCCAATGCCTATTATGAGCAGCACAATACGCCGGAGCAGGCCTATGGGGAACTGAAGCAGCAGTACGAGCAGGTGAAAAAGCTGAACGGAATGCATATCAGTATCTGGCATAATTCTATCCTGGGCACCGATCCCACCTTTGCCGGCTGGCGCCAGCTATTTGAGCTGTTCATGCGGGAAACCGTATACTGGGATGCTTACTACGATTGA
- a CDS encoding DUF3109 family protein, with protein sequence MIAVDNVLISDAIVQEEFVCDLSKCKGGCCEEGDAGAPLEAAELDLMVQLYDEVKPYLTAESIAEIDRKGKYVYHREFGWVTPTLGNDNEICVYGIRDEKGIIKCAFEQAYNDGKTSWKKPISCHFFPIIQRSGRNGDFDRMNYEPREVLCKPACNFGKKLKVPVYQFLKEPIIRKYGEAFFDALDKAAKVYFPEGKK encoded by the coding sequence TTGATAGCTGTAGATAATGTACTGATCAGTGACGCCATTGTGCAGGAGGAGTTTGTCTGTGACCTGAGCAAATGCAAAGGCGGCTGTTGTGAAGAAGGAGATGCAGGCGCACCGCTGGAAGCGGCGGAGCTGGATCTGATGGTGCAGTTGTACGACGAAGTAAAGCCTTACCTCACTGCAGAATCCATTGCTGAGATTGACCGCAAAGGAAAATATGTCTATCACCGGGAATTTGGCTGGGTGACCCCCACCCTCGGTAACGATAACGAGATCTGTGTCTATGGTATCCGCGATGAAAAGGGGATCATCAAATGCGCCTTTGAACAGGCTTACAATGATGGGAAAACAAGCTGGAAGAAACCCATCAGCTGTCACTTCTTCCCCATTATTCAAAGATCAGGCAGGAACGGCGATTTTGACCGGATGAACTACGAGCCCCGGGAGGTATTATGCAAGCCGGCCTGCAATTTCGGTAAGAAACTGAAGGTCCCTGTATACCAGTTCCTGAAAGAGCCGATCATCCGTAAATATGGCGAAGCTTTTTTTGACGCGCTCGATAAAGCCGCCAAAGTATATTTCCCGGAAGGGAAAAAATAA
- the purH gene encoding bifunctional phosphoribosylaminoimidazolecarboxamide formyltransferase/IMP cyclohydrolase has protein sequence MTKKIESALISVFYKDGLEPLVRQLHQQGISIYSTGGTQAFIEKLDIPVIPVENLTTYPSILGGRVKTLHPSVFGGILGRRDNETDVQEMKQYNIPVLDLVIVDLYPFEETVASTSEEKAIIEKIDIGGPSMIRGAAKNFRDVVVVAAKSEYAPLEQLLSEQSGATTLEQRRQFAAKAFEVVAHYDVAIAKYFNPDSNGYFFESVPGPKAMRYGENPHQAGVFFGDLAQLFNQLNGKELSYNNLVDVDAAVQLIDEFSTENASVFAIIKHTNVCGIAARGSVKEAWDAALAGDPESAFGGVLVCNQAIDKATAEAINEIFFEVLIAPSFQEDALAILRSKKNRILLQQQSGLRRSKEYASVLNGVLVQQTDEGNYSKWEEAGGRASTEAEKSDLSFANLVCKHLKSNAIALVKDKQLIGKGCGQTSRIDALRQALEKAKQFAFDLNGAVLASDAFFPFNDCVQMGHAAGINAFIQPGGSVRDKDSIEYCQQHNLAMVMTGMRHFKH, from the coding sequence ATGACTAAAAAGATTGAATCTGCGCTGATCTCCGTTTTTTATAAGGATGGCCTTGAACCCCTGGTACGTCAACTGCACCAGCAGGGTATCAGCATCTATTCCACTGGCGGTACCCAGGCCTTTATCGAAAAGCTCGATATCCCGGTTATTCCCGTGGAAAACCTCACCACCTATCCCTCCATCCTGGGCGGACGTGTGAAAACCCTCCACCCCTCTGTATTTGGGGGTATCCTGGGTCGCAGGGACAATGAAACGGATGTGCAGGAGATGAAGCAATACAATATCCCGGTACTTGACCTGGTGATCGTAGACCTGTACCCCTTCGAGGAAACAGTAGCCAGTACCAGCGAAGAAAAAGCCATCATTGAAAAGATCGATATCGGCGGACCTTCTATGATCCGTGGCGCCGCCAAAAATTTCAGGGATGTGGTGGTAGTAGCCGCCAAATCGGAATACGCCCCCCTGGAACAACTGCTCAGCGAACAGTCCGGCGCCACCACCCTGGAACAACGCAGGCAGTTTGCCGCCAAAGCCTTTGAAGTAGTGGCGCACTATGATGTGGCCATTGCCAAATATTTCAACCCGGACAGCAACGGGTATTTTTTTGAATCCGTTCCCGGTCCCAAGGCCATGCGCTACGGCGAAAACCCCCACCAGGCAGGTGTTTTCTTCGGCGACCTGGCCCAGCTTTTCAACCAGCTCAACGGTAAGGAACTTTCTTACAATAACCTCGTGGATGTGGACGCAGCCGTTCAGCTGATCGATGAGTTCAGCACGGAGAATGCTTCCGTTTTTGCTATCATCAAACACACCAATGTATGCGGCATCGCTGCCCGTGGTTCTGTAAAAGAAGCCTGGGACGCAGCGCTGGCCGGTGATCCCGAAAGCGCTTTCGGCGGCGTACTGGTCTGCAACCAGGCCATCGACAAAGCCACAGCCGAAGCCATCAACGAGATCTTCTTTGAAGTGCTGATTGCACCCAGCTTTCAAGAAGATGCCCTGGCTATCCTGCGCTCCAAAAAGAACAGGATCCTGCTGCAACAGCAATCCGGTCTCAGGAGATCCAAAGAATATGCATCCGTACTCAACGGCGTACTGGTGCAACAAACCGATGAAGGCAACTACTCCAAATGGGAAGAGGCCGGCGGTCGTGCATCCACCGAAGCCGAAAAATCAGACCTCAGCTTTGCCAACCTGGTCTGCAAACACCTGAAATCAAACGCTATTGCGCTGGTGAAGGACAAACAACTGATCGGTAAAGGATGCGGTCAGACCAGCCGCATTGACGCCCTCCGCCAGGCCCTCGAAAAAGCAAAGCAGTTTGCGTTCGACCTCAATGGCGCTGTGCTTGCCAGTGATGCGTTCTTCCCCTTCAACGATTGTGTGCAGATGGGCCATGCAGCCGGTATCAACGCCTTTATTCAACCTGGCGGTTCCGTACGCGATAAGGACTCCATCGAGTATTGCCAGCAGCATAACCTCGCTATGGTTATGACAGGTATGCGGCATTTCAAACATTAA
- a CDS encoding LutB/LldF family L-lactate oxidation iron-sulfur protein has protein sequence MSSDIVSSFMAKSTIKAADLEHRRKVSFNIGKYNAAVPLGKQQFSDVHLARERAKNVKWRAIEMLDQYLEEFEANLVRRGGKVIWAENAQQALDAVGKICQEKNCKTVVKSKSMVTEEIHLNNYLEKQGIESVETDLGEYIQQLDGEPPYHIVTPAMHKSKEDVAKLFYEKLGTAPNLSPSQLTMVAREKLRKKYPAAEVGITGANFIIADIGGVAVTENEGNGRLSCAFPKTHIVIVGIEKVVPGMTDLGLFWPLLATYGTGQRITVYNSIMTGPRQPGEVDGPEEMIVILLDNGRTNILANEKARESLYCIRCGSCLNACPIYKNIGGHAYGTTYSGPIGSVITPHLRDMGDWKHLSYASSLCGNCTEVCAVKINLHEILLDNRYEAVETGKATWGEKIAWKVWKQACLNRKMMNMGNQKIKNWAIGKMKAWSAHRAGMTFPPKTFNELWREKHPD, from the coding sequence ATGAGTAGTGATATCGTTTCATCGTTCATGGCCAAAAGCACCATCAAGGCTGCTGACCTGGAACATCGCCGCAAAGTAAGTTTCAACATTGGAAAGTACAATGCTGCGGTTCCCCTGGGCAAGCAGCAGTTCAGTGATGTGCATTTAGCCCGTGAAAGGGCCAAGAACGTGAAATGGCGCGCTATAGAGATGCTGGACCAGTACTTGGAAGAATTTGAGGCCAACCTGGTCAGAAGGGGCGGCAAAGTGATCTGGGCCGAAAATGCCCAGCAGGCCCTGGATGCTGTAGGTAAGATCTGCCAGGAAAAGAATTGCAAAACGGTGGTGAAAAGTAAGAGCATGGTGACCGAAGAGATCCATCTCAACAATTACCTGGAAAAGCAGGGCATTGAAAGCGTGGAAACGGACCTCGGTGAATATATCCAGCAGCTGGATGGGGAACCGCCCTACCATATTGTAACGCCGGCCATGCACAAGAGCAAGGAAGATGTGGCCAAGCTTTTCTATGAAAAGCTGGGCACCGCCCCCAACCTCAGCCCCAGCCAGCTGACCATGGTAGCCAGGGAAAAACTGCGGAAAAAATACCCTGCCGCTGAAGTGGGCATTACCGGCGCTAATTTCATCATTGCCGATATCGGTGGCGTGGCAGTAACGGAGAATGAAGGCAACGGCCGCCTTAGCTGCGCCTTCCCCAAAACACATATCGTGATCGTAGGCATCGAGAAGGTGGTGCCCGGTATGACAGATCTGGGCCTGTTCTGGCCCCTGCTGGCCACTTATGGCACGGGCCAGCGGATTACGGTATACAATAGCATTATGACCGGTCCCCGGCAGCCAGGAGAGGTGGATGGACCTGAGGAAATGATCGTGATCCTACTGGATAATGGCCGCACCAATATCCTGGCCAATGAAAAGGCCCGGGAAAGCCTGTACTGCATCCGTTGCGGCTCCTGCCTCAACGCCTGCCCCATTTATAAGAATATTGGCGGCCATGCCTATGGCACTACCTACAGCGGCCCTATCGGGTCGGTGATCACGCCGCACCTGCGGGATATGGGCGACTGGAAGCATCTCAGCTACGCTTCCTCCCTCTGCGGCAACTGTACGGAAGTTTGTGCCGTTAAGATCAACCTGCACGAGATCCTGCTGGACAACCGCTATGAGGCTGTAGAGACCGGTAAAGCCACCTGGGGCGAAAAGATTGCCTGGAAGGTCTGGAAGCAGGCCTGCCTCAACCGGAAAATGATGAACATGGGCAACCAAAAGATCAAGAACTGGGCAATCGGTAAAATGAAGGCCTGGTCCGCCCACCGTGCAGGCATGACCTTCCCGCCCAAGACCTTCAACGAGCTATGGCGGGAAAAACATCCTGATTAA
- a CDS encoding ATP-binding protein yields the protein MENQGQEIYFIIIIGGILALLLVGFIVTILFTYQRRQHQQEKQLSALKEEYEQETLRSQLEIQEATFKMLSQELHDNIGQSLSVVKLSLAILPVDKHHEAWEPIQNARDILNKAVLDLAGLNKSLHTDRIAQIGLVEAIRFEVESLRKSRLVAVDFTIEGYEQLLDEQKSVLLFRMFQEMLNNTLKHAQATRITIALTYTEDDKFILTLADNGVGFDMDQKRNSVSSSAGVGLKSIFNRAKLLGADLQMDTAPGKGTKVTIQLDLPNESLTEIAT from the coding sequence ATGGAGAACCAAGGGCAGGAAATCTACTTCATCATCATTATCGGCGGCATACTGGCCCTGCTGCTCGTAGGCTTTATCGTCACCATCCTCTTCACTTACCAGCGCCGCCAGCACCAGCAGGAAAAACAACTCTCGGCACTCAAGGAAGAATATGAACAGGAAACCCTCCGCTCCCAGCTCGAAATCCAGGAGGCCACCTTCAAAATGCTCAGCCAGGAACTGCACGACAATATCGGCCAGTCCCTGTCGGTGGTCAAACTTTCACTGGCTATCCTGCCGGTCGACAAACACCATGAAGCCTGGGAACCCATCCAGAACGCCCGCGATATCCTCAACAAAGCCGTACTCGACCTGGCCGGTCTCAATAAAAGCCTCCATACCGACCGGATCGCACAGATCGGCCTGGTAGAAGCCATCCGGTTTGAAGTGGAAAGTCTCCGGAAATCAAGGCTGGTAGCCGTTGACTTCACTATCGAAGGTTATGAACAGCTGCTGGACGAACAGAAATCCGTCCTGCTCTTCCGCATGTTCCAGGAGATGCTCAACAACACCCTCAAGCATGCCCAGGCCACCCGGATCACCATCGCCCTTACCTATACAGAGGACGACAAATTCATCCTGACACTGGCCGATAACGGCGTAGGTTTTGATATGGATCAAAAGAGAAATTCCGTATCTTCTTCGGCTGGTGTTGGATTAAAAAGTATCTTCAACCGCGCAAAACTGCTGGGAGCCGACCTGCAGATGGACACTGCACCGGGAAAAGGCACCAAAGTAACTATCCAGCTGGATTTGCCTAACGAAAGCTTAACCGAGATAGCAACATGA